A section of the Babesia microti strain RI chromosome I, complete genome genome encodes:
- a CDS encoding NudC domain-containing protein 3 (overlaps_old_locusTagID:BBM_I02395) → MECDKLFQMAIYGCSDVEHIFDRFFGFLQRYTDVYHTMIEPNDYDSTFMASIKEINSKGFPPGHVRKLVSKMFDKYTFKYMSENQPYLLKCNRLRDKYTTLSNIIINESDKYVTAKLDTVKKERAREFNKIDKTTNDTKSQSASFTINSQIPTSVSKKYTNTHNGGITDNYCWSQTISDVIIEIDCKQLVSKNDVTVKISPTKLLVKTPKFKIEGTWCRNIVNDNEFNWFIQDKCVIVISVDKAEESWWDCLLKGDATIDTQQIESVKMLSDLDEKSQHFICNALSGKTEQNTANYPFIDNGLFKS, encoded by the coding sequence ATGGAGTGCGATAAATTATTCCAGATGGCCATTTACGGCTGCTCTGATGTAGAGCATATATTTGATCGTTTTTTTGGATTTCTTCAAAGATATACCGATGTGTACCACACGATGATTGAACCTAATGATTATGATTCTACATTTATGGCTTCGATAAAAGAGATCAACAGTAAAGGGTTTCCCCCCGGTCATGTTAGAAAATTGGTCTCCAAAATGTTTGATAagtatacatttaaatacatGTCGGAAAATCAGCCTTATTTGCTTAAATGTAATAGGCTTAGGGATAAGTACACAACTCTTTCtaacattattatcaaCGAAAGTGATAAATATGTCACTGCTAAATTAGACACGGTTAAAAAGGAGCGTGCAAGAGAATTCAATAAGATAGATAAAACAACTAACGATACAAAATCTCAATCAGCTAGTTTTACTATTAATTCACAAATTCCTACCAGCGTGTCAAAAAAATACACTAATACTCACAACGGCGGCATAACCGATAACTATTGCTGGTCACAAACAATCAGTGACGTTATAATTGAGATAGATTGTAAACAATTGgtatcaaaaaatgatgTAACAGTGAAAATAAGCCCAACCAAATTGCTAGTAAAAACGccaaaattcaaaattgagGGTACTTGGTGTCGTAATATTGTAAACGacaatgaatttaattgGTTCATACAGGACAAATGTGTTATTGTCATATCAGTAGATAAGGCGGAAGAGAGTTGGTGGGATTGTCTACTCAAGGGAGATGCCACAATTGACACCCAGCAAATTGAATCTGTTAAAATGTTATCAGATTTGGACGAGAAGTCGCAGCATTTTATTTGCAATGCACTTTCAGGAAAAACTGAACAAAATACAGCTAACTACccatttattgataatggGCTATTTAAATCTTGA
- a CDS encoding Ubiquitin-conjugating enzyme (overlaps_old_locusTagID:BBM_I02400) encodes MDGFSATRRLIRDFKSIRKDPPNGISASPIGDDIFKWEAIIIGPQDSPWDGGIFRLEMIFDEEYPNKPPKIKFITSIFHPNIYLDGSICLDILQNEWSPVFNISGILISIQSLLTDPNTRSPANNEAAVLYNTDILEYNKRVISCVDNSIESAKDLMTL; translated from the exons ATGGATGGCTTCTCAGCG aCAAGGCGCTTAATTCGTGACTTTAAATCAATTCGAAAAGACCCACCTAACGGCATTAGTGCTTCTCCAATTGGTGACGATATTTTCAAGTGGGAGGCAATTATAATCGGTCCTCAGGATTCTCCGTGGGATGGAG GAATATTTAGACTAGAAATGATTTTTGATGAAGAATATCCTAACAAACCTccaaaaatcaaattcattacGAGTATATTCCACCCAAATA TTTATTTAGACGGCTCTATTTGCCTagatattttgcaaaacGAATGGAGCCCTGTTTTTAACATATCAGGAATTTTAATTTCTATTCAA TCATTGTTAACTGATCCAAACACTAGGAGCCCTGCGAATAACGAGGCGGCGGTACTATATAATACGGATATATTAGAATATAACAAGAGAGTAATCAGTTGCGTAGACAATTCAATCGAATCAGCTAAGGATCTTATGACACTATAA
- a CDS encoding probable protein, unknown function (overlaps_old_locusTagID:BBM_I02390) has translation MTCNEFALGQFQCPESCPIWVPNPVWKCVGACIRTDDDCYLYNPMLHYADSKSNRCLPCTIPGCISCQVYTDSIFSAPSWDHGISSLDTLSHDKLSYYKNNSLVDMRMNCYKCAKGYILSDDKSKCIYKPSLIWNKTRTFFKFIAILCSVLALTIILRLVKPNIKLLRAAIRNSEKFKFYRDKNLYPLSTNLNKDNVAGIGILYYFRRLHSSTIVILVLALSSLCREGPSYSKFIRSNNVTLSLDTDGKHIFSGESLFETKDTCLDLLNTDIKGHKNVSDISSTYYMNSYYFISIASYITVLFLTIIFAFPDAQEKLAHVTDSSCVVILVSGLSKHLDTEGKIEDHYEMMTGIRPVAVVCYDYKGYYNRVVDLVIEQNKYLQGYSDEDLSGNDTISSCQTAINNKTTIVKLMNGGSGGSLEEFEIINAVKPTGKAYLQFQKSNRNVERLLSKHECIKLLDDIDWGSFSENNVPFRPILFILCCIVIICIWIFLFYIPYAFYSLSDLNLWGGKGDRFTATLCTTLFVRIGQMLVSNSICYLTRFIGFASKSKSDSFQLLTLYSFQLVNLLLNSLVTHLNKYGGQMKLFSLFNYHKKNDGLPQSLLLAEEVSLSKSISIYILPTLVIVPNVMDPLYTYLIPFCISSIYILCSDMKLSKACKLIKPPKIELVNAYSTLLVNLTSAFFLQFLIHDTWESFFSLIALALLFICLSYINTYLLLRHSAKASYNSPTIDDMALKIWAFPTGILAASPGYWLWRMGRSPLIMIISFLGHVSLYILFIVYIKPHINLKLPRQIASFNTSTASTGKGPLPYSTSPMHVLKSFAKLNSNRLLGSSSGQLESQLLVLSKLDLTTQLHYYQGDEDGLEHGKTTPSDGDEYKIV, from the exons ATGACTTGTAATGAATTCGCTTTAGGGCAATTCCAGTGTCCTGAATCTTGTCCCATATGGGTTCCAAATCCAGTGTGGAAGTGTGTTGGCGCTTGCATCAGAACCGACGATGATTGTTACTTGTACAACCCTATGCTTCACTATGCCGACAGTAAATCCAATAGATGCCTGCCTTGTACCATCCCTGGCTGCATTTCCTGTCAAGTCTATACAGACTCTATCTTCAGTGCACCAAGTTGGGACCATGGCATATCATCTTTGGATACCCTATCTCATGATAAATTAAGCTATTACAAGAATAACTCATTAGTTGATATGCGCATGAATTGTTACAAATGTGCAAAAGGGTACATTCTTTCGGATGACAAAAGTaagtgtatatataaaccCTCTTTAATCTGGAATAAGACTAGAACCTTTTTCAAGTTTATAGCAATATTATGCTCAGTTTTGGCTCTCACGATTATATTACGATTGGTTAAACCAAACATCAAACTTCTAAGAGCAGCTATTCGTAACAGTGAAaagtttaaattttacagggataaaaatttgtatcCACTCAGTACCAATTTAAACAAGGATAATGTAGCCGGAATTGGCATTTTATACTACTTTAGGAGGTTACACTCATCCACCATAGTTATATTAGTTCTGGCCCTTTCATCATTGTGCCGCGAAGGACCATCATATTCAAAGTTCATAAGGTCAAACAATGTAACCTTGTCTTTGGACACAGATGgaaaacatattttttcGGGAGAATCACTTTTTGAGACCAAGGATACATGTCTAGATTTGTTAAATACTGATATCAAAGGACACAAAAATGTTAGCGATATTTCTTCAACGTACTACATGAACAGCTATTACTTCATCTCAATTGCATCCTACATAACTGTATTGTTTTTAACGATAATATTCGCATTCCCAGATGCCCAAGAGAAATTAGCCCATGTAACTGATTCTAGTTGTGTAGTAATTTTGGTGAGTGGTTTGAGCAAACATTTGGACACAGAGGGTAAAATAGAGGATCACTACGAAATGATGACTGGCATTAGGCCAGTTGCTGTCGTCTGTTATGACTACAAAGGCTATTACAATAGAGTGGTGGATTTGGTGATTGAGcagaataaatatttgcagGGATATTCAGACGAAGATTTATCTGGGAATGATACCATTTCCAGCTGCCAAACTGCTATTAATAAT AAAACAACCATTGTCAAATTGATGAATGGCGGATCTGGCGGCTCACTTGAGGAGtttgaaattatcaatGCTGTCAAACCTACGGGCAAAGcttatttacaatttcaaaaatcaaatagAAATGTTGAGAGACTTTTAAGTAAACACGAATGCATCAAGTTGTTGGATGACATAGATTGGGGCAGTTTTTCTGAGAATAATGTACCGTTTAGACCTATCCTCTTCATATTGTGTTGTATTGtaatcatttgtatttgGATATTTCTTTTCTATATTCCCTATGCATTTTACTCGCTCTCAGATCTTAATTTATGGGGGGGAAAAGGCGACAGATTCACAGCTACTTTATGTACTACTCTATTTGTCAGAATTGGCCAAATGTTGGTATCAAATTCCATTTGTTATCTTACTCGGTTTATAGGATTCGCCAGTAAATCAAAAAGTGATTCCTTCCAATTACTGACATTGTACAGTTTTCAGTTggttaatttgttattgaACTCATTGGTGActcatttaaataaatatggtggtcaaatgaaattattttcacttTTCAATTATCATAAAAAGAATGATGGTCTTCCACAATCATTACTTCTTGCTGAGGAGGTTTCTTTATCCAAATccatttcaatatatatattacccACTCTCGTAATTGTCCCTAATGTCATGGATCCCTTGTATACTTACTTAATCCCATTTTGTATCAGCTCAATATATATCCTCTGTTCTGACATGAAATTGAGCAAAGCTTGCAAACTTATTAAGCCTCCAA AAATAGAACTTGTTAATGCATACTCCACCCTATTGGTCAACCTAACTAGCGCCTTTTTCTTGCAGTTTTTGATCCATGATACTTGGGAATCATTCTTCTCTCTTATCGCATTGGCCCTTCTTTTCATCTGTCTCAGCTATATTAACACTTATTTGCTACTGAGGCACAGTGCCAAGGCATCTTATAATTCGCCAACGATCGACGACATggcattaaaaatatggGCATTTCCTACCG GCATCTTGGCCGCTAGCCCCGGCTACTGGTTATGGAGGATGGGCCGTTCCCCTCTCATCATGATAATTTCATTCCTAGGCCACGTTAGCTTGTATATCTTATTCATAGTTTACATCAAGCCACACATAAACCTAAAGTTACCGCGGCAAATAGCAAGTTTTAACACGAGTACTGCCAGCACAGGTAAAGGGCCTCTCCCGTACAGTACAAGCCCTATGCACGTACTAAAGTCGTTTGCTAAGTTGAACTCGAATAGACTGCTGGGTTCATCCAGTGGCCAATTGGAATCGCAGCTTTTAGTCCTATCCAAACTGGACCTTACGACCCAATTACACTATTACCAAGGCGATGAGGACGGTCTGGAACATGGCAAAACCACTCCTTCTGATGGTGATGagtataaaattgtataa
- a CDS encoding conserved Plasmodium protein, unknown function (overlaps_old_locusTagID:BBM_I02385) — MGRKELGISSKEYNDALVLERLFNITNKVKCSTCMLMRPSAVDFNSFELLCDTCSSRSKTVSKIGSDSISMRTVLELERKYKINDHSSTKHRHKDRVNGGINNKSPKGNDKHDKHGKHAKKFSENRKTGNCSSSISSISPIESDVEAFGKGRAGSNTNANYQMYDNPGNFPGMAGLMANNYKQSNPFRCPVIPFTAQSPNETMSCNALPSSNVHYLGSPHQLNPNIGHQSQYKNYSQIQYFNNPQQASVRLGIPRNSDNNISKNPFAQDVYDNRSHPRRQF; from the coding sequence ATGGGCCGAAAGGAACTAGGTATTTCCTCCAAGGAGTATAACGATGCATTGGTCCTGGAAAGattgtttaatatcacTAACAAGGTTAAATGTTCAACTTGCATGCTTATGCGTCCCTCCGCTGTTGATTTTAATAGTTTTGAATTGCTATGCGACACCTGCTCATCAAGGTCTAAAACTGTCTCAAAAATTGGCTCTGATAGTATCTCTATGAGGACAGTACTTGAACTAGAACGCAAGTATAAGATCAATGACCATTCATCTACCAAGCACAGGCATAAAGATCGCGTGAATGGTGGTATCAATAATAAGAGCCCCAAGGGCAATGACAAGCATGACAAGCATGGCAAGCATGCTAAAAAATTCTCAGAAAATCGCAAAACTGGTAACTGTAGCTCTTCTATCTCCTCTATCTCACCAATTGAATCAGATGTGGAGGCGTTTGGCAAAGGCAGGGCAGGCTCCAACACCAACGCCAACTATCAGATGTACGATAACCCCGGAAATTTTCCTGGGATGGCTGGTCTAATGgccaataattataaacaatCTAACCCATTCAGATGCCCTGTTATTCCCTTTACTGCACAATCTCCTAATGAGACAATGAGTTGCAACGCCTTACCCAGTAGTAACGTGCACTATCTGGGATCGCCGCATCAGCTAAACCCTAACATTGGACATCAATCACAATATAAGAACTATTCGCAAATCCAGTATTTCAATAATCCGCAGCAAGCGTCTGTTAGGCTTGGTATCCCCAGGAACAGCgataacaatatatcaaaaaaccCATTTGCTCAAGATGTATATGATAACAGATCACATCCAAGACGGCAATTTTAA
- a CDS encoding conserved Plasmodium protein, unknown function (overlaps_old_locusTagID:BBM_I02375;~overlaps_old_locusTagID:BBM_I02380): MGCECKYYYDLSAKQWWQLDDSLPDWTPLSRDRVIELQLDSRLGGLGIKQLLGSEPDCSASTQAEPKPAGDPGDEAHSEPRAGFISPGLGVSASPSSLEDANLHAKDAAGLDCSKEGEDEMGRGPSCILPGTGDPAGNAVDGARSEGRSQGRKLSYVREAARRLTYKEPGGFSGCIKAIADTRNAMLKDVANVDFEAEGNKAAFNFMIKRAKELAKSTSKVNCGTSTEASTGDLDGDCDENRNLQKRLSKEFRSSCYSDGDFSSGDSSDSSSSGSDSGKVANVSAQTTSSVTASLAQLMAIKMKLKSKIKNLNK, encoded by the exons ATGGGGTGTGAGTGCAAATACTACTATGACTTATCTGCCAAACAGTGGTGGCAATTAGACGATAGCCTGCCTGATTGGACCCCCCTTTCCCGTGATAGGGTGATAGAGCTCCAGCTGGATAGTCGGTTGGGGGGCCTGGGGATTAAGCAGCTGCTGGGTAGCGAACCAGACTGCTCAGCCTCTACCCAGGCGGAGCCGAAGCCTGCGGGTGACCCTGGCGACGAGGCGCACTCTGAGCCTAGAGCTGGTTTTATCTCGCCAGGCCTTGGGGTTTCGGCTTCTCCTTCGAGCCTGGAGGATGCCAATTTACATGCTAAAGACGCTGCAGGTTTGGACTGCAGTAAGGAGGGCGAGGATGAAATGGGTAGGGGGCCCAGCTGCATCTTGCCAGGTACCGGCGATCCTGCCGGCAACGCGGTCGACGGAGCTAGAAGCGAGGGCAGAAGCCAAGGAAGGAAGCTGTCTTATGTTAGAGAGGCCGCAAGGAGGTTGACGTACAAGGAGCCTGGCGGTTTTTCTGGGTGTATTAAGGCGATTGCCGATACAAGGAACGCGATGCTAAAGGACG TAGCCAATGTTGACTTTGAGGCGGAAGGTAATAAGGCTGCATTCAATTTCATGATAAAGAGGGCCAAGGAGTTGGCAAAGAGTACGTCTAAGGTGAATTGTGGGACTAGTACCGAGGCTAGTACTGGGGACTTAGACGGAGATTGTGATGAGAATAGAAATTTGCAGAAGAGATTGAGTAAGGAATTTAGGTCTTCGTGTTATTCAGATGGAGATTTTTCGTCGGGGGACTCGTCTGATTCGAGTTCAAGTGGTTCAGATTCTGGGAAAGTGGCGAATGTTTCAGCTCAAACTACATCATCTGTCACAGCATCTCTTGCCCAGTTGATGGCGATAAAGATGAAGCTTAAATCTAAAATAAAAAACCTGAATAAGTAG